In the genome of Parus major isolate Abel chromosome 2, Parus_major1.1, whole genome shotgun sequence, one region contains:
- the LOC107200666 gene encoding ATPase family AAA domain-containing protein 2-like, whose protein sequence is MGGCLFYGPPGTGKTLLARALANECSQGNTRVTFFMKKGAECLSKWIGESERQLRLLFEQAYNMRPSIIFFDEIDALAPVRSDKQDQIHSSVVGTLLSLMDGLASRGEVVVIGATNRLDSIDPALRRPGRFEREFRFSLPNKEARKEIFKIHTRDWNPKPSDNLLEVLAEECVGYCGADIKALCAETGLCALRHRYPQLYQSRERLQINMDSVKIKANYFSMAMMKTVPASQRVVPSPGRALSAISKPLLENTLERILQTLQRVFPHAELALKRDQHQGNYVVDSDEESPSISEEKPNHETPDCKKAEFRNFSRNPRDHPTSYRPRFLLIEEPGSGQASDLAAAVIHSLEKFPIYTLDTPTLFASTSPDETCVQLMREAQRSAPSILYVPQIPSWWDTVGPTLRSVFIALLQSIPRFTPVLLLATSNVQLRDLPEEIKALFNNEYEEVFRIPRPTCVERRHFFEDLVMKQAAQPPALKNKTTCQPLEVLPVAPSPPPRKLTEEEIRQIEEQEEDTLCELRIYLRDVAERLVIDKRFKAFTKPIDPEEVIIDL, encoded by the exons ATGGG agGCTGTCTATTCTATGGCCCTCCAGGGACGGGAAAGACACTGCTTGCTCGTGCACTTGCTAATGAATGCAGTCAAGGTAACACGAGAGTAAccttttttatgaaaaaaggTGCTGAGTGCCTGAGTAAATGGATAGGAGAATCTGAACGACAGCTTCGTTTATTATTTGAGCAG GCCTACAATATGCGAccttcaattattttctttgatgaGATTGATGCTTTGGCTCCTGTACGGTCTGATAAACAAGACCAAATTCATAG CTCTGTTGTGGGGACACTTCTGTCGCTTATGGATGGCTTAGCCAGCAGAGGAGAGGTTGTGGTAATAGGAGCCACCAACAGACTGGATTCTATAGATCCTGCTTTACGAAGACCTGGGCGCTTTGAACGAGAATTCCGCTTCAGTTTGCCAAACAAAGAG gcaagaaaagaaattttcaaaattcacaCGCGCGACTGGAACCCAAAGCCGTCAGACAACTTACTTGAAGTGCTGGCTGAAGAATGTGTTG GATACTGTGGTGCTGATATTAAAGCCTTATGTGCTGAAACTGGTCTCTGTGCTCTGCGGCATCGCTATCCTCAGCTATATCAAAGCAGAGAGAGACTGCAGATAAACATGgattcagttaaaataaaagcaaattatttttccatggcCATGATGAAGACTGTTCCAGCTTCACAGAGGGTTGTGCCTTCTCCTGGGAGAGCTCTATCAGCTATTTCAAAGCCACTGTTAGAAAACACATTGGAAAGGATTTTACAAACCTTGCAGAGAGTATTTCCCCACGCAGAGCTTGCACTAAAGAGGGATCAACATCAAG GAAATTATGTGGTTGACAGTGATGAGGAGTCACCATCAATCTCTGAAGAGAAGCCGAATCATGAAACACCTGATTGCAAAAAGGCAGAATTCCGCAATTTCAGCAG AAATCCTCGTGACCATCCAACATCTTACAGGCCACGGTTCTTACTAATTGAAGAGCCAGGATCTGGGCAAGCTTCTGATTTGGCAGCTGCAGTAATACATTCTCTGGAAAAGTTTCCAATTTATACACTAGATACACCAACTTTGTTTGCTAGCACATCACCAGATGAAACATGTGTACAG TTGATGCGAGAAGCTCAAAGATCAGCACCGAGTATCCTATATGTCCCACAAATTCCCTCATGGTGGGACACTGTTGGACCTACACTGAGATCTGTTTTTATAGCACTACTGCAGAGCATCCCAAGGTTTACTCCAGTTTTACTCCTTGCAACATCTAATGTACAACTGAGAGATCTCCCAGAAGAG ATAAAAGCATTGTTTAATAATGAATATGAAGAAGTTTTCAGAATCCCCCGTCCTACCTGTGTTgagagaagacatttttttgAGGACTTAGTTATGAAGCAAGCTGCTCAACCTCCTGCATTAAAAAACAAGACAA CTTGCCAGCCTTTGGAAGTCCTGCCTGTAgcaccatcaccaccacctcGAAAGCTGACAGAAGAAGAAATCAGACAGAtagaagagcaggaagaggatACATTGTGTGAACTTAGGATTTATTTAAGAGATGTGGCTGAAAGACTTGTCATTGACAAACGTTTCAAAGCATTTACAAAGCCCATTGACCCAGAGGAGGTTATTATTGACTTATAA